In a single window of the Drosophila miranda strain MSH22 chromosome XL, D.miranda_PacBio2.1, whole genome shotgun sequence genome:
- the LOC108164901 gene encoding uncharacterized protein LOC108164901 isoform X7 encodes MSKASSTTPTAAAVGASATNASNANANANANANANVNANPNADFSAFDFNDSSDNSDTPLVPRPPFLSRAAAAAAAAAAAAAALSSSSNNSNSQTSGGGGVQQQQNMQQQQSQQQHLNNNSNNNNNNSLQHNNNNNNCRSSSRSSSTSQSSLDEEEDEDEEEQQHQQQQQQQQQQQRAAAAAAVVAAAVSALHNGKQQFNNNNSSINNNSKGREPRELHDPQQQQQQQQQQQQHHPEDEEEDDYDEDDEEDDEEEPQHQQQQQQHGNGLGHDLTPTDLRHVLPSSTTHHDHLHQQQQQQQQQQQQQPQLQTQLQSQMQQPQQHQHHPQEQADYDDDGEDEDDEDEEEDEAASSHLDSRATLTSAHLNSAAAAESSGLHMSAVAAAAAAAAAAAAAAVKLNAQLEQQNATALDMASVGPGGGANVSQMSMVPAPSSLIGGNSNTSFSTNNNSNHALSSTHGSTGGGAGGANCSNDLAASSRGGAGSVGPTSQQQQQPHQQLQQLQQQQSGSGSSSAASERRKYRHQNYSKNIYIGTKNAEKWEHMRTRLQFKNDVEFVAYLLNLADNDTDRLNNLPPPSPAPTPTKGFDGNFKLEPNLSVKDFALPPESSSMNGTGNGNGNGNGDSASATSVAMVTPTPPQRKRYKKRVQFSTDSLNGYAGGKAAKGGAGAAGGGSGSGSGAGAGGGTGYHSGYAKSKKQEAKAAAAALKAGAAAAAAAVAAAAAANSSALPEVLDCRIAEKIKSELEASASAGSKESLPSALCLKKAAAAAAAAAAAAAAAAAANSEEEDEEEHQHQQHPHLMGAGMAIPLGVAGGVEVTAKTGADAVDGTTPTNGQMGNFHVRSKSHGGGGGKKSQSAKAAAAAAAAAAAAAAAAAMMPPNSSYDEPEDESATGGTAVNEEEDDDDEELDEEALAREMKMEQNFVEEEDEHDIAFRSQQSCRECSITHDHKLCPLRNACGNVTDAVDLAEWIERRNLEALAKLKADAHRQAKRGRGPRHDDDEDDMEDMDMDESSQLSELETKPLITFAEASVPAEFELHNVEPNVTGVFARTEVRAFTKLGPLIGQPVQTGEVREGSDMKWIFEMCEAGADKSYLLCCDNPNASNWLRFIRPAPCYDDRNVNLVSIDQQAYFVSCRDLRNGMELLYWSDDCNTMWRKKHTEKINCGGCSLKFEHPLYYRTHCSVFHDPSMSLTIRKYHCKVCGEAVLGKDNIMKHAAEKHDGKGAYQCQFCNKFFLRLNYLEMHRTYGCASNPNRSRPVCDFCGRKFCQPQKLKAHIKRMHSDMAEVLRDFQCKLCSKLLGSRAALQRHSKEVHSRNSTVVSCPRCQKLFQNRSNLKIHMLTHSGVRPFKCAEPECNAAFTTKQCLQFHYKKVHNYTQEQMPKIERSVAYTFDAYSGGMKVDFLGKQPPAESQLPNAAVVSSSSSTEQAPRRRRKSLEDQNSMLSSSMQSDTEFSDDNIFEAIKKSGKSIKDLCRNEPNLSLLSSKISSIFGEKVPVPVPVAAPSATVSLPPVAGGRKRKRKKEPANSTAAQQQQQQAALQQQQAQLQQQQQQLQQQQQQQQHVQQQQLHHQPLQQQAALQHQPLQQHQQQQQAQLHHEQSSHQQQQQQQQQPPPQYHPHHLHAHALPHQQQQQQQQQLHGADPDDDEEEAEQVRLEQVRRKQNAQLSLVESFLTTTAQRLSAQQQVQQVVAAAAAVSAMAGAGDDPAKLGHMMVGHMGVGVGMDDEDDDDEEEDDGSSANHPPGGSHPHQQHHPHGAHPHSHSQSHSHPHTHPHSHSHAHPHHAHAHAHAHSHAHSHQHSQQGAGGQQQQQPHGDPSASYRHAAAMNAVALGQNLVVTKGSKKWIGADDRHLGDVTSDVPGNESGPGSGQLPGNAGPGQDLGFAVPPSSVDEHSKLLGQNRDFLARLMSTASASHAHAHAHAHAHAHQHQHQHQQQQHSAHSREEDENSSFLDVVESANNNAAAAAAAAAAMSQYHHNAAANGGTGGSGGPGGGGGASGGHTPTGPATGGGSVTSSGDGPGQMQMNSLAHPQSFMSSFYNNANARLTGAGVGVGVGGGSSSASMLVEAALNSVGNMIDSESSDLKVPTDNHINSDSPMSAHVDAEAQRFGAGSAGGGVGGPNGGGGGGGGSSGGSSSAANGTGIGGAMDNLENELKMMKNLGSFPMQIPPLPMFQGACNISPSASTPTNPQSNQNQNDVDVDAGSTPRAAGRAGARPDHLRGPEPHGQLCGVVAAPAALQPSASRHAANGLAGPHPEHGQHGRGQQSVVPLLTDAAPEPRQSRASPPALHGRAAPHSGRLECRRSAPPAGRPHRPSADGTEQSPAGHSRPVPPPGRVGGGSGPESAHGPQLWGLPPGGIEQLPSGRTTAACAAVGQSSCLESV; translated from the exons ATGTCCAAGGCAAGCAGCACGACACCCACTGCAGCAGCTGTTGGGGCAAGTGCAACAAATGCctcgaatgcgaatgcgaatgcgaatgcaaatgcaaatgccaaTGTGAATGCGAATCCCAATGCCGATTTCAGTGCATTCGATTTCAATGATAGTTCGGATAATTCCGATACGCCGCTAGTGCCACGCCCACCGTTCCTGAGTCGCGCCGCCGCGGCAGCAgctgcggcagcggcagcagcagccgcactgagcagcagcagcaacaattccAATTCCCAAACTTCAGGCGGTGGCGGcgtgcaacaacagcagaacatgcagcaacagcagagccagcaacagcacctcaataacaacagcaacaacaacaacaacaacagcttgCAacataacaacaacaataacaattgCCGTAGTAgcagtcgcagcagcagcacctccCAAAGCAGCctggacgaggaggaggacgaagATGAAGAGGagcagcaacaccagcagcagcagcagcagcagcaacagcagcagagggctgctgcagcagctgccgTTGTTGCAGCAGCAGTCAGCGCGTTGCACAACGGTAAACAGCagttcaacaacaacaacagcagcattaacaacaacagcaaagggcgagagccACGAGAACTGCACGATcctcagcaacagcagcagcaacagcagcagcaacagcaacatcatcCAGAAGATGAGGAGGAAGACGACTACGACGAGGATGATGAGGAAGATGATGAAGAGGAGCcacaacaccagcagcagcagcaacaacatggCAATGGACTTGGCCATGACCTCACGCCCACAGATCTGCGTCACGTCCTGCCATCCAGCACCACCCATCACGATCATctccaccagcagcaacagcagcaacagcagcaacagcagcagcaaccgcaGTTGCAGACGCAGTTGCAGTCACAGatgcagcagccgcagcagcaccagcaccacccCCAAGAACAGGCCGACTACGACGACGATggcgaggacgaggacgatgaggacgaggaggaggacgaggcGGCCAGCAGTCACCTGGACAGCCGTGCCACTCTCACATCGGCCCACCTGAACAGCGCGGCGGCGGCCGAGAGCAGCGGCCTGCACATGAGCGCCGTGGccgcggctgcagcagcagcagcagcagcggctgcgGCCGCAGTCAAGCTGAACGCACAGCTGGAGCAGCAAAACGCCACGGCCCTGGACATGGCCAGCGTGGGTCCAGGTGGTGGCGCCAATGTCTCTCAAATGTCGATGGTGCCCGCCCCGAGCAGCCTTATtggcggcaacagcaacaccagcttctccaccaacaacaacagtaacCATGCCCTCAGCTCGACGCACGGCAGCACGGGCGGCGGGGCGGGTGGTGCCAACTGCAGCAACGATCTGGCGGCCAGCTCTCGCGGTGGAGCGGGCAGTGTGGGCCCCAcctcccagcagcagcagcagccgcaccaacagctgcagcagctgcaacagcagcagtcgGGCAGCGGGAGCAGCAGCGCAGCCAGCGAGCGGAGAAAGTACCGCCACCAGAACTACAGCAAGAACATCTATATAGGCACAAAGAACGCCGAAAAGTGGGAGCACATGCGCACCCGGCTACAATTCAAAAACGACGTGGAGTTTGTCGCCTACCTCCTCAACCTGGCCGACAACGATACGGATCGACTAAACAA CCTACCACCGCCCTCGCCGGCCCCAACGCCCACCAAAGGCTTCGATGGAAACTTCAAGCTGGAGCCGAATCTCAGTGTCAAGGACTTTGCCCTGCCCCCAGAGTCCTCGTCGATGAACGGTACTGGGAACGGgaacggcaacggcaatggCGACTCAGCCTCGGCGACCTCCGTGGCGATGGTCACGCCCACACCGCCGCAACGGAAGCGCTACAAGAAGCGGGTGCAGTTCTCAACGGATTCGCTGAACGGATACGCGGGCGGCAAGGCGGCCAAAGGTGGCGCTGGAGCGGCTGGCGGAGGATCAGGATCGGGATCGGGAGCAGGAGCTGGCGGCGGGACAGGGTATCACAGCGGCTATGCCAAATCCAAAAAGCAGGAGGCCAAGGCAGCGGCGGCTGCTCTCAAGGCCggggcagctgcagcagcggcggcggtggcggctgCGGCAGCCGCCAACTCCTCGGCCCTGCCCGAGGTCCTGGACTGCCGCATCGCCGAGAAGATCAAGAGCGAGCTGGAGGCCAGCGCCAGTGCCGGCAGCAAGGAGTCCCTGCCCAGCGCTCTCTGCCTGAAGAAGGccgcagcggcggcagcagcggccgcggcagcagcagcagcagcggcagcggcgaaCAGCGAAgaggaggacgaggaggagcatcagcatcagcagcatccacatctGATGGGAGCCGGCATGGCCATACCCCTGGGTGTGGCCGGGGGTGTGGAAGTGACGGCCAAGACCGGTGCGGATGCTGTGGACGGCACCACGCCCACCAACGGGCAGATGGGCAACTTCCATGTGCGCTCCAAGAGCcatggcggtggcggtggcaagAAATCCCAATCCGCCaaggcagcggcggcggcagcggcagcagcagcagcagcagcggcggccgcCGCCATGATGCCACCCAATTCCAGCTACGACGAGCCCGAGGACGAGTCGGCAACCGGAGGCACTGCCGTcaacgaggaggaggacgacgatGACGAGGAGCTGGACGAGGAGGCGCTGGCTCGCGAGATGAAGATGGAGCAGAACTtcgtggaggaggaggacgagcACGACATTGCCTTCCGGTCGCAGCAGTCCTGCCGCGAATGCTCCATCACGCACGACCACAAGCTGTGTCCGCTGCGCAACGCCTGCGGCAATGTCACGGACGCCGTGGACCTGGCCGAGTGGATCGAGCGCCGGAATCTGGAGGCACTGGCCAAGCTGAAGGCGGATGCCCACCGGCAGGCGAAGCGGGGTCGTGGGCCGCGGCACGATGACGACGAGGACGACATGgaggacatggacatggacgagTCGTCGCAGCTGTCCGAGCTGGAGACCAAGCCGCTCATAACGTTCGCCGAGGCCTCCGTTCCGGCGGAGTTCGAGCTGCACAACGTCGAGCCGAATGTCACCGGGGTCTTTGCCCGCACCGAGGTCCGGGCCTTCACCAAGCTGGGGCCGCTGATCGGCCAGCCGGTGCAGACGGGCGAGGTGCGTGAGGGCAGCGACATGAAGTGGATATTCGAGATGTGCGAGGCCGGGGCGGACAAGTCCTACCTCCTCTGCTGCGACAACCCCAACGCCTCCAACTGGCTCCGCTTCATACGGCCAGCCCCCTGCTACGACGATCGGAACGTCAATCTGGTGTCCATCGATCAGCAGGCGTACTTCGTCAGCTGCCGCGATCTGCGCAACGGCATGGAGCTGCTCTACTGGAGCGACGACTGCAACACCATGTGGCGGAAGAAGCACACGGAAAAGATCA ATTGCGGCGGCTGCAGTCTGAAGTTCGAGCATCCCCTGTACTATCGCACCCACTGCTCCGTCTTTCACGACCCATCGATGAGCCTCACCATACGGAAATACCACTGCAAGGTATGCGGCGAGGCGGTGCTGGGCAAGGACAATATAATGAAGCATGCCGCCGAGAAGCACGACGGCAAGGGCGCCTACCAGTGCCAGTTCTGCAACAAGTTCTTTCTGCGCCTCAATTACCTGGAGATGCACCGAACCTACGGGTGTGCCTCCAATCCGAATCGATCGCGACCCGTCTGCGATTTCTGTGGCCGCAAGTTCTGCCAGCCGCAGAAGCTGAAGGCCCACATCAAGCGCATGCACAGTG ATATGGCTGAAGTTTTACGAGATTTTCAGTGTAAATTATGTTCAAAACTTCTAGGATCGCGTGCGGCACTGCAGCGGCACTCGAAGGAGGTGCACAGCCGCAACTCCACCGTCGTGAGCTGTCCGCGCTGCCAGAAACTCTTCCAGAATCGCAGCAATCTCAAGATTCACATGCTCACCCATTCCGGGGTGCGTCCCTTCAA GTGTGCGGAGCCCGAGTGCAATGCGGCGTTCACCACCAAACAGTGCCTGCAGTTCCACTACAAGAAGGTGCACAACTACACCCAGGAGCAGATGCCGAAGATCGAGAGGAGCGTGGCCTACACGTTCGATGCCTATTCCGGCGGCATGAAAGTGGACTTTCTGGGTAAGCAGCCGCCGGCGGAGTCACAGCTGCCTAATGCAGCTGTcgtctcctcctcctcatccacAGAGCAAGCACCGCGCCGGCGGCGCAAGAGCCTCGAGGACCAGAACTCGATGCTCAGCAGCTCGATGCAGAGCGACACGGAGTTCAGCGACGACAACATCTTCGAGGCCATCAAGAAGAGCGGCAAGTCCATCAAGGATCTGTGCCGCAACGAGCCGAATCTATCGCTGCTCAGCTCCAAGATCTCCAGCATCTTTGGCGAGAAGGTGCCGGTCCCTGTCCCAGTGGCTGCACCCTCGGCCACCGTCTCGCTGCCACCCGTCGCAGGTGGCCGCAAGCGGAAGCGGAAGAAGGAGCCGGCCAATTCTACGGCcgcccaacagcagcagcaacaggcggccctccagcagcagcaggcgcagctgcagcagcagcagcaacagttgcagcaacaacagcagcagcagcagcacgttCAGCAGCAACAACTCCACCACCAGCCGCTGCAGCAACAGGCGGCCCTGCAGCACCAGCCGTTgcagcaacaccagcagcagcagcaggcgcaaCTGCATCACGAGCAGTCCtcccaccagcagcagcagcagcagcaacagcagccgccgccCCAGTACCACCCGCACCACCTGCACGCCCACGCCTTgccccaccagcagcagcagcagcaacagcaacagctgcaCGGGGCCGAtcccgacgacgacgaggaggaggcggagcaGGTCCGTCTGGAACAGGTCCGCCGCAAGCAGAACGCCCAGCTCAGCCTGGTCGAGTCATTCCTGACCACCACCGCACAGCGGCTGAGTGCACAACAGCAGGTGCAGCAGGTGGTGGCCGCCGCCGCGGCCGTCTCGGCGATGGCGGGGGCCGGGGACGATCCCGCCAAGCTGGGGCACATGATGGTCGGCCACATGGGCGTCGGCGTGGGCATGGACGATgaggatgacgatgacgaggaggaggatgatGGCAGCTCGGCCAACCATCCGCCCGGCGGTAGCCATCCCCATCAGCAGCATCATCCGCACGGCGCCCAtccgcactcgcactcgcagtCACACTCCCATCCGCATACGCATCCGCACTCCCACTCGCATGCCCATCCGCATCacgcccatgcccatgcccatgcccacaGCCACGCCCACAGCCACCAGCACTCGcagcagggggcagggggacagcagcagcagcagccccacgGGGATCCCAGTGCCTCGTACCGCCATGCGGCGGCCATGAACGCCGTGGCCCTCGGCCAGAATCTGGTTGTTACCAAGGGCAGCAAAAAGTGGATCGGTGCCGATGACCGGCATCTGGGCGACGTGACCAGCGACGTGCCCGGCAACGAGTCCGGACCGGGCTCTGGCCAGCTCCCCGGCAACGCCGGTCCCGGCCAGGACCTCGGGTTTGCAGTGCCCCCCAGTTCCGTGGACGAGCACAGCAAACTGCTCGGCCAGAACCGTGACTTCCTCGCCCGCCTCATGAGCACGGCCAGCGCCAGTCACGCCCACGCCCATGCTCATGCCCATGCCCACGCCCACCAGCATCAgcaccaacaccagcagcagcagcacagcgCCCATAGCCGGGAGGAGGACGAGAACAGCTCCTTCCTGGATGTCGTCGAGTCGGCCAACAACAATGCGGCCGCGGCAGCCGCTGCTGCGGCGGCCATGTCCCAGTACCATCACAATGCGGCGGCCAATGGTGGAACGGGCGGATCGGGTGGGCCaggtggcggcggcggagcCAGTGGCGGCCATACTCCCACGGGACCGGCCACTGGCGGCGGATCGGTAACCTCCTCCGGCGACGGCCCCGGCCAAATGCAGATGAACTCCCTGGCGCATCCCCAGTCCTTCATGAGCTCCTTCTACAACAACGCGAACGCAAGACTGACCGGAGCCGgagtgggcgtgggcgtgggcgggGGCTCCTCGTCCGCCAGCATGCTGGTGGAGGCGGCCCTCAACTCCGTTGGCAATATGATTGACAGCGAGAGCAGCGACCTCAAG GTACCCACCGATAACCACATCAACAGCGACAGTCCCATGAGCGCCCATGTGGACGCCGAGGCCCAGCGCTTTGGGGCTGGCAGCGCCGGCGGAGGAGTGGGCGGGCCtaatggcggcggcggcggcggtggtggtaGCAGTGGAGGATCGTCGAGTGCTGCCAATGGAACGGGCATTGGGGGGGCCATGGACAACCTGGAGAACGAGCTGAAGATGATGAAGAACTTGGGCAGCTTCCCCATGCAAATACCGCCGCTTCCGATGTTCCAGGGAGCCTGCAACATCTCGCCCAGCGCCTCGACCCCAACCAATCCGCAGAgcaaccagaaccagaacgaTGTGGACGTGGATGCGGGCAGCACACCT CGAGCAGCTGGGCGAGCAGGAGCACGACCAGACCACCTCCGTGGACCTGAGCCGCACGGCCAACTATGTGGTGTCGTCGCCGCCCCAGCTGCCCTACAACCATCCGCATCACGACATGCTGCGAATGGCCTCGCTGGACCTCACCCCGAACACGGCCAACATGGCCGTGGGCAACAATCGGTCGTTCCTCTCCTCACAGATGCAGCACCAGAGCCGCGACAGTCTCGAGCATCACCGCCTGCTCTCCACGGTCGAGCAGCACCGCATTCTGGCCGCCTCGAATGCCGCCGATCAGCACCGCCTGCTGGTCGACCCCACCGCCCATCTGCTGATGGAACAGAACAATCGCCTGCTGGGCACAGCAGACCAGTCCCGCCTCCTGGGCGAGTCGGCGGCGGCAGTGGCCCAGAATCGGCACATGGCCCGCAGCTTTGGGGCCTACCACCAGGTGGCATCGAGCAACTACCATCCGGGCGTACGACCGCCGCCTGTGCTGCCGTCGGCCAATCATCATGCCTCGAATCCGTCTAA